DNA from Nitrospirota bacterium:
TCTGGCACTACCTGGGTAACCGGCTGCTCACGTTCCTGGCGGACGTCCTCACCAACACGAATCTCCGGGACATGGAGACGGGATACAAAGCGTTCAGGGGCGAACTCCTGCGCGGTCTTAGACTCCGTTCCGACACATTTGCCTTCGAGCCGGAAGTCACGATGAAAGTGGCCAAGCGGCGTTGCCGGATGTACGAAATCCCGATTTCCTACTACGGCCGGACGTACGCGGAAGGAAAGAAAATCACCTGGAAGGACGGCGTCATCCACCTCCTCTGCATGGTCTGGTTCCGCTTTTTCGACTGAAAAGAGAACTACTTCGCGAAAATATCTGAGTGGTTGACTGACAAGGAAGGAAATACCGACGAATTCGCCGTGCCGGTTGTAAAGCTTCCCTTGAGATTGTAACCGGCATTCTCCCACACCAACACTTCAATCGACCGCGCCTCCGGGTCAACGATCCAGTACTCCTTGACGCCGTACTTGAAGTAGAGCTTTTTTTTCGCAACCCTGTCCCTCTCAGAGTGTTCCGGCGAAATGATCTCCACAACGATGTCCGGGGCCCCGCGAACATACTTCTCTTGAATAATCTTCACTCTATTCTTTTCAACGGCTAGGACATCAGGCTGGACGACGTCTTCATCGGAGAGGTAGACATCGATGGGGGAGAAGAAGACCACGCCTTGCCCTGTTTTCTCCACCTGATCAACGAAGCTCATGGCGATCTTCTTCGCTATGTGCTGGTGCTTGGTTGTTGGTGCTGGTGTCATGTGTAATCCCCCGTCGATAATCTCGTACCGCTTGCCCTCCGGAAGCGAGCAGTAATCCTCATAGTTGAACCGGACCTGCGCCATCACGCTCATCGCACTCTCATCATACCCCCCAGCAACGGGTTTTCAAGGTTTCGACCCGTACACAAGAAGCCGCCATGTCGGATTAGGGCCCCAAGCGGGATGTTTCGTGAAGCCTGTGATAATCTTTGAGCGTGGC
Protein-coding regions in this window:
- a CDS encoding Uma2 family endonuclease, with the translated sequence MSVMAQVRFNYEDYCSLPEGKRYEIIDGGLHMTPAPTTKHQHIAKKIAMSFVDQVEKTGQGVVFFSPIDVYLSDEDVVQPDVLAVEKNRVKIIQEKYVRGAPDIVVEIISPEHSERDRVAKKKLYFKYGVKEYWIVDPEARSIEVLVWENAGYNLKGSFTTGTANSSVFPSLSVNHSDIFAK